In bacterium, the DNA window CCGCCCGACGATTCAGTACGCCGTCGAGGAGGCGATCGCCGCGGGGATCGAGGAAGTCGTCTTCGTCACCGGCCGCGGCAAGCAGTCGCTCGAAGACCACTTCGACCACTCCTTCGAGCTCGAGGCGGTCCTCGCCGAGCGCGGGCAGGAGCGGCCGCTGGCGATGGTGCGCGAGATCGCCGCCCTCTGCCGCGTCTCCTACACGCGCCAGAAGAAGGCGCTGGGCCTCGGCCACGCCGTCCTCTGCGCGCGCGGCCTCGTCGGCGACGAGCCGTTCGCGGTCTTCCTCGCCGACGACCTGATCGTCGCCCAGACCCCGGCGATCAAGCAGCTGATCAGCCTCCACGAGCAGACCGGGGCCTCGATCGTCGCCGTGCAGCGCGTGCCGAAGGAGCAGGTCTCGGCGTACGGCGTCGTCAAGGTCGGCGCCTCGAACGGCCGCGTGCACGAGGTCGTGGACCTCGTCGAGAAGCCGCGCCCCGACCGCGCGCCGTCCGACCTCGCCGTCATCG includes these proteins:
- the galU gene encoding UTP--glucose-1-phosphate uridylyltransferase GalU, whose product is MKRVRKGVFPAAGLGTRFLPATKSMPKEMLPIVDRPTIQYAVEEAIAAGIEEVVFVTGRGKQSLEDHFDHSFELEAVLAERGQERPLAMVREIAALCRVSYTRQKKALGLGHAVLCARGLVGDEPFAVFLADDLIVAQTPAIKQLISLHEQTGASIVAVQRVPKEQVSAYGVVKVGASNGRVHEVVDLVEKPRPDRAPSDLAVIGRYVLSPSIFPVLEDTAPGAKGEIQLTDGLKHIAQHEKLLAIEFEGRRYDTGDKLGFLQATVELALEREDLGPAFRAWLTRLAAERGLDGHRG